The following proteins are co-located in the Streptomyces spinoverrucosus genome:
- a CDS encoding ABC transporter substrate-binding protein, producing the protein MTAFNATRRRFLVGAGAVGAGALLSGCVTQSPSASGGKSGGPVTLQSNLSSPQAKTAMQAVVAAYAERGGDGARLNTVAAETFRTQLPTYLTSANPPDVYTWYPGSVAESYAKKDLLLDLDDIWEQPELAGYSDALKKLCTSASSGKKVFVPTSYYWWGMFYRKSNFAKWGVQEPRTWDEFLDLCDKLKSKGVAPIGLGAGGDTPWVASAWFDYLDIRVNGATYHRELLAGKHRFDDPEVRKVFDRWDEARPYFDPNGTAIPFQDATTALLQGRTGMMLIGTFFADAAPKDALDDLDFFQFPIIDPKVPVAEEAPTDGYFASARTKRADGVKELLRYLAGAESQELYLKNSSGTALPTHPDAKDAGTPLVLKGRKLIESAEDVTQFFNRDSSDALQPTADTALVHYLAKPKEIGSILTTWQRGAQKIWSQ; encoded by the coding sequence ATGACCGCCTTCAACGCCACTCGCCGCCGGTTTCTCGTAGGAGCAGGTGCAGTCGGCGCCGGCGCGCTGCTCAGCGGCTGCGTCACCCAGAGCCCGTCCGCCTCCGGAGGAAAGTCCGGCGGACCGGTGACCCTGCAGTCCAACCTCTCCTCCCCGCAGGCGAAGACCGCGATGCAGGCCGTCGTCGCCGCCTACGCCGAGCGCGGCGGCGACGGGGCGCGGCTCAACACCGTCGCGGCGGAGACCTTCCGCACCCAGCTGCCGACCTACCTCACCTCGGCCAACCCGCCGGACGTCTACACCTGGTACCCCGGCTCCGTCGCCGAGTCGTACGCGAAGAAGGACCTGCTCCTCGACCTCGACGACATCTGGGAGCAGCCGGAGCTCGCCGGCTACTCCGACGCCCTGAAGAAGCTGTGCACCTCCGCGTCCAGCGGCAAGAAGGTCTTCGTGCCCACCAGTTACTACTGGTGGGGCATGTTCTACCGGAAGTCCAACTTCGCCAAGTGGGGCGTCCAGGAGCCCAGGACCTGGGACGAATTCCTCGACCTGTGCGACAAGCTCAAGAGCAAGGGCGTCGCCCCGATCGGGCTCGGCGCCGGCGGCGACACCCCCTGGGTCGCCTCCGCCTGGTTCGACTACCTCGACATCCGCGTCAACGGCGCCACGTACCACCGCGAACTCCTTGCCGGGAAGCACCGCTTCGACGACCCCGAGGTCCGCAAGGTCTTCGACCGCTGGGACGAGGCCCGCCCGTACTTCGACCCCAACGGCACGGCGATACCGTTCCAGGACGCCACCACCGCCCTCCTCCAGGGCCGCACGGGCATGATGCTCATCGGCACCTTCTTCGCCGACGCCGCACCCAAGGACGCCCTGGACGACCTGGACTTCTTCCAGTTCCCGATCATCGACCCCAAGGTGCCGGTCGCCGAGGAGGCGCCCACCGACGGCTACTTCGCCAGCGCCCGCACCAAGCGCGCCGACGGCGTCAAGGAGCTGCTGCGCTACCTGGCCGGCGCCGAGTCCCAGGAGCTCTACCTCAAGAACTCGTCCGGCACGGCGCTGCCCACACACCCGGACGCCAAGGACGCCGGCACCCCGCTGGTGCTCAAGGGCCGCAAGCTCATCGAGAGCGCCGAGGACGTCACCCAGTTCTTCAACCGGGACTCCAGCGACGCCCTCCAGCCCACCGCCGACACGGCGCTCGTGCACTACCTGGCCAAGCCCAAGGAGATCGGCTCCATCCTCACCACGTGGCAGCGCGGCGCCCAGAAGATCTGGAGCCAGTGA
- a CDS encoding carbohydrate ABC transporter permease, protein MALIGSARRSRATRVPPVVLAFVLVPLLAEAFWVFWPAMQGFYLSLTSWDGLAAPTFVGLGNFSEMLHDAVFRTAAINTVLWLLLFGGLSAVLGLGAALLLQQERRGIGFYRAALFLPVVFSLVATALVWQAMYQPEGLINNVLSAVGLDGWRHAWLADQDTAFYAVIVPALWRQVGYVMVLYLAGLKGIDPVLYEAAKVDGASRLQQFRHITLPQLRSVNAVVLSVIVIDSLRSFDVVWALTRGGPYHSSELLSTYMYSTAFQSLRLGYGSALAVVIFVLAFGVIASYLVRAFREAD, encoded by the coding sequence ATGGCGCTGATCGGCTCCGCACGACGGTCCAGGGCCACGCGGGTGCCCCCGGTGGTCCTGGCCTTCGTCCTCGTCCCGCTGCTCGCCGAGGCGTTCTGGGTCTTCTGGCCCGCGATGCAGGGCTTCTACCTGTCGCTGACCTCGTGGGACGGCCTGGCGGCGCCGACGTTCGTCGGCCTCGGCAACTTCAGCGAGATGCTGCACGACGCGGTCTTCCGCACCGCCGCGATCAACACGGTGCTGTGGCTGCTGCTCTTCGGCGGGCTCTCCGCCGTCCTCGGCCTCGGTGCCGCGCTGCTGCTCCAGCAGGAGCGGCGCGGCATCGGGTTCTACCGGGCGGCGCTCTTCCTGCCGGTGGTCTTCTCGCTGGTCGCCACCGCGCTGGTGTGGCAGGCCATGTACCAGCCGGAGGGCCTGATCAACAACGTGCTGTCGGCGGTCGGCCTCGACGGCTGGCGGCACGCCTGGCTCGCCGACCAGGACACCGCCTTCTACGCGGTGATCGTGCCCGCCCTGTGGCGCCAGGTCGGCTACGTCATGGTGCTCTACCTCGCCGGCCTCAAGGGCATCGACCCCGTGCTGTACGAGGCGGCCAAGGTCGACGGCGCGAGCCGCCTGCAGCAGTTCCGTCACATCACCCTGCCGCAGCTGCGCAGCGTCAACGCGGTCGTCCTGTCGGTCATCGTCATCGACTCGCTGCGCTCGTTCGACGTCGTGTGGGCGCTCACCCGCGGCGGCCCGTACCACTCCTCCGAACTGCTCAGCACCTACATGTACTCCACCGCGTTCCAGTCCCTGCGCCTGGGATACGGCTCCGCGCTCGCCGTCGTCATCTTCGTGCTCGCCTTCGGCGTCATCGCGAGCTACCTCGTGCGCGCCTTCCGGGAGGCCGACTGA
- a CDS encoding carbohydrate ABC transporter permease — protein MTATHTSAHAGKDPGTDRAAARPAPRRPAARGRALRTTGFHVSAGLLSALWLLPIALVLVTSTRTFDDIAAHGVGSWPRSFTMDGFRQAWVDGGLQQALTNSMLVTVTTVLLSLGLASMAAFALSRYDLPFRRVLLLLMLGGNLLPPQILLIPVSKLSEVLGIYDRLYALVGVQVGFGVGFYVFVLHGFMRAIPGEIQQAAVIDGASPWQIYWRIILPLARPALAALSALSFTWIFNDLLWAITVLRTDTQMPITASLIGLQGQYVSMWNIIAAGSVIAAAPTVAVFLAFQRHFVAGLNLGAVK, from the coding sequence ATGACCGCCACCCACACCTCCGCACACGCCGGCAAGGACCCCGGCACGGATCGCGCGGCCGCGCGGCCCGCACCCCGCCGGCCCGCCGCCCGCGGCCGCGCCCTGCGCACCACCGGCTTCCACGTCTCGGCGGGCCTGCTGTCCGCCCTGTGGCTGCTGCCGATCGCACTCGTCCTGGTCACGAGCACCCGCACCTTCGACGACATCGCCGCCCACGGCGTCGGCAGTTGGCCGCGCTCCTTCACCATGGACGGCTTCCGCCAGGCCTGGGTGGACGGCGGCCTGCAGCAGGCCCTGACCAACAGCATGCTCGTCACCGTCACCACCGTGCTGCTCTCGCTCGGCCTCGCCTCCATGGCGGCGTTCGCGCTCAGCCGCTACGACCTGCCCTTCCGCCGCGTGCTGCTGCTGCTCATGCTCGGCGGCAACCTGCTGCCCCCGCAGATCCTGCTGATCCCGGTGTCCAAGCTCAGCGAAGTGCTCGGGATCTACGACCGGCTGTACGCGCTCGTCGGCGTGCAGGTCGGCTTCGGCGTCGGCTTCTACGTCTTCGTCCTGCACGGCTTCATGCGGGCGATCCCCGGCGAGATCCAGCAGGCCGCCGTCATCGACGGCGCCAGTCCCTGGCAGATCTACTGGCGGATCATCCTGCCGCTGGCCCGCCCCGCGCTCGCCGCGCTGAGCGCGCTGTCGTTCACCTGGATCTTCAACGACCTGTTGTGGGCCATCACGGTGCTGCGCACCGACACCCAGATGCCCATCACCGCCTCCCTCATCGGACTGCAGGGCCAGTACGTGTCCATGTGGAACATCATCGCCGCCGGCTCCGTGATCGCCGCCGCCCCCACCGTGGCCGTCTTCCTCGCCTTCCAGCGCCACTTCGTGGCCGGACTGAACCTCGGAGCCGTCAAGTGA
- a CDS encoding alpha-galactosidase, whose amino-acid sequence MTAHDRWLLRTDTTTYAVTLGGDGRWAELAAWGPHGAEEGPSPMDWSRRTHFLTPADASPAEYIPYGLRPFTGADLIAQRTGGERGSWWRFTGATQDGVHALRLDFTDSVLGLRATLCYETVPGTDVLLRWTELTCTGDSELRLERFDSAAVNVPVQGGARLTYLAGQWSQEFQLHHLQLDRGRFEMESIQGSAGHAYHPWLAIQDAAAPAEGSTPTYGIALEWSGNWRITADAEPGGSVRVRAGRVPHEGAVRLAPGATLVTPRLACAFSPDGLDGLARVWHRYERRLAGERMDRPRKVLYNSWEATGFDVDADGQLELAKTAAELGAELFVVDDGWFTGRHDDTGGLGDWEPDPAEFPGGFDHFIDQVRALGMDFGLWVEPEGISPGSRLHAEHPEWVYRIDGRPATLVRNQLLLDLGRPDVQDFVIGTLDRLLGSHAISYLKWDMNRPPTERGRPGRPPGDDPERQDLDAAHVAGYLRVLDHLRAAHPHVTVEGCAGGGARIEHATLARTDVVWPSDNTAPMDRLRIQYGYLHAHAPHTMSSWVTDAPGVFDPRPRSLAFRFVTSLTGVLGIGADIRAWTPEQRAEAAEWIARYKGIRDVVHHGELHLLGGPADPTCGVQYEEPGGGRLVVAAWNTGPLDGAPLVPGRAARLRLRGLDPGAVYTDEDSGTRYSGAYLLHSGLPFAWTAAHDAELVVMARQ is encoded by the coding sequence GTGACCGCGCACGACCGGTGGCTGCTGCGCACCGACACCACCACCTACGCCGTCACCCTCGGCGGCGACGGCCGCTGGGCCGAGCTCGCCGCCTGGGGCCCGCACGGCGCCGAAGAGGGCCCGTCGCCGATGGACTGGTCGCGCCGCACGCACTTCCTGACCCCCGCCGACGCCAGCCCGGCCGAGTACATCCCGTACGGGCTGCGGCCGTTCACCGGCGCCGACCTGATCGCCCAGCGAACGGGCGGCGAACGCGGCAGCTGGTGGCGGTTCACCGGCGCCACGCAGGACGGCGTCCACGCACTGCGTCTGGACTTCACCGACTCCGTCCTCGGCCTGCGGGCGACGCTGTGCTACGAGACGGTGCCCGGCACCGATGTCCTCCTGCGCTGGACGGAGCTGACCTGCACCGGGGACAGCGAACTGCGCCTGGAGCGCTTCGACTCGGCCGCCGTCAACGTGCCGGTCCAGGGCGGCGCCCGTCTGACGTACCTGGCCGGCCAGTGGTCGCAGGAGTTCCAGCTCCATCACCTTCAGCTGGACCGGGGGCGCTTCGAGATGGAGAGCATCCAGGGCTCCGCCGGGCACGCGTACCACCCCTGGCTCGCGATCCAGGACGCCGCCGCCCCGGCAGAAGGTTCCACCCCCACCTACGGCATCGCCCTGGAGTGGTCCGGAAACTGGCGGATCACCGCCGACGCCGAGCCCGGCGGCTCCGTGCGGGTGCGCGCCGGCCGGGTGCCGCACGAGGGCGCGGTCCGGCTCGCCCCCGGCGCCACCCTCGTCACGCCACGGCTGGCCTGCGCGTTCAGCCCCGACGGCCTCGACGGGCTGGCCCGCGTGTGGCACCGCTACGAACGCCGGCTCGCCGGCGAGCGCATGGACCGGCCCCGCAAGGTGCTCTACAACTCCTGGGAGGCGACCGGCTTCGACGTCGACGCCGACGGACAGCTGGAGCTCGCCAAGACAGCCGCCGAGCTGGGTGCCGAACTCTTCGTCGTCGACGACGGCTGGTTCACCGGGCGCCACGACGACACCGGTGGCCTCGGCGACTGGGAGCCGGACCCGGCCGAATTCCCCGGCGGATTCGACCACTTCATCGACCAGGTCAGGGCTCTCGGCATGGACTTCGGCCTCTGGGTCGAGCCCGAGGGCATCAGCCCCGGCTCGCGGCTCCACGCCGAACACCCCGAGTGGGTCTACCGGATCGACGGCCGCCCCGCCACGCTCGTGCGCAACCAGCTCCTGCTCGACCTCGGCCGCCCGGACGTCCAGGACTTCGTCATCGGCACCCTCGACCGGCTGCTCGGCTCCCACGCCATCAGCTATCTGAAGTGGGACATGAACCGGCCGCCCACCGAGCGCGGCCGCCCCGGCCGTCCGCCGGGCGACGACCCGGAGCGGCAGGATCTCGACGCCGCCCACGTCGCCGGCTACCTGCGCGTCCTGGACCACCTGCGCGCCGCCCACCCCCACGTCACCGTCGAAGGCTGCGCCGGTGGCGGCGCACGCATCGAGCACGCCACCCTCGCCCGCACCGACGTGGTGTGGCCCAGCGACAACACCGCCCCCATGGACCGGCTGCGCATCCAGTACGGCTACCTCCACGCCCACGCCCCGCACACCATGAGCTCCTGGGTCACCGACGCCCCCGGCGTCTTCGACCCGCGGCCGCGCTCGCTCGCCTTCCGGTTCGTCACCTCTCTCACCGGCGTCCTCGGCATCGGCGCGGACATCCGCGCATGGACCCCGGAGCAGCGTGCCGAGGCCGCCGAGTGGATCGCCCGCTACAAGGGGATCCGCGACGTCGTCCACCACGGCGAGCTCCACCTCCTGGGCGGCCCGGCGGATCCGACCTGCGGCGTCCAGTACGAGGAACCCGGTGGTGGCCGTCTGGTGGTGGCCGCCTGGAACACCGGCCCGCTCGACGGTGCGCCACTCGTGCCCGGTCGGGCCGCCCGGCTGCGGCTGCGCGGCCTCGATCCCGGTGCGGTCTACACCGACGAGGACTCCGGCACCCGCTACAGCGGCGCCTATCTGCTTCACTCGGGCCTGCCGTTCGCCTGGACCGCCGCACACGACGCGGAGTTGGTCGTCATGGCCAGGCAGTGA
- a CDS encoding SDR family NAD(P)-dependent oxidoreductase encodes MNPAARFTNRVAVVTGAASGIGAATAARLAAEGAAVVLADVAADRGEETAARLRKDGARALFVTADVAREDDWQRVMTAARTFGPVGVLVSNAFTVEVAPAHETSLASWERQLSVNLTGAFLGFKAALPDLREHRGAVVLVSSVHAHRGIPGHPAYAASKGALLSLCGQLAAEYGPDVRVNAVLPGPILTAAWDRVPQHDREQSIAETAARRFGTPEEAAAAVAFLAADEASYITGSSLLVDGGWSVVKASA; translated from the coding sequence ATGAACCCAGCGGCCCGCTTCACCAACCGCGTCGCCGTCGTCACCGGCGCCGCCTCGGGCATCGGTGCGGCCACAGCGGCACGCCTCGCAGCCGAGGGCGCGGCCGTGGTCCTCGCCGACGTCGCCGCCGACCGCGGCGAGGAGACCGCCGCACGGCTGCGCAAGGACGGTGCGCGCGCCCTCTTCGTCACCGCCGACGTCGCGCGCGAGGACGACTGGCAGCGGGTGATGACCGCCGCCCGCACCTTCGGGCCCGTGGGCGTCCTGGTCAGCAACGCGTTCACGGTGGAGGTCGCGCCCGCCCACGAGACGAGCCTCGCCTCCTGGGAGCGGCAGCTGTCGGTCAACCTCACCGGCGCCTTCCTCGGCTTCAAGGCGGCACTGCCCGACCTGCGCGAACACCGGGGCGCCGTCGTGCTCGTCTCCTCCGTCCACGCCCACCGGGGCATTCCCGGCCACCCCGCGTACGCGGCGAGCAAGGGCGCCCTGCTGTCACTGTGCGGCCAGCTCGCCGCCGAGTACGGACCGGATGTACGCGTGAACGCCGTGCTGCCCGGGCCGATCCTCACCGCCGCATGGGACCGGGTGCCGCAGCACGACCGCGAACAGAGCATCGCCGAAACCGCGGCCCGCCGCTTCGGCACCCCCGAGGAGGCCGCAGCGGCCGTCGCCTTCCTCGCCGCCGACGAAGCCTCCTACATCACCGGATCGAGCCTGCTCGTGGACGGCGGCTGGAGCGTGGTGAAGGCATCCGCCTGA
- a CDS encoding FadR/GntR family transcriptional regulator, translated as MTPYARRGVHGQTVETLARRVLSGEIPEGATLDMAALQSELDVSLTALRESLKVLAAKGMVDARQKRGTFVRPRSDWNLLDADVLRWQFAESSDTGADPALLRNLGEVRGIIEPAAVRLAAARRTDVDLAALEAALEAMGQEGGASHAVESDLAFHRALLAATHNELLERMEMVIESGLAQRDRLVHSAPHSEDPVPSHRAVLDAVRDRDPDAAERAMRALLDQATRDLDKVSGPQGPEGADGFAEEKDGRTK; from the coding sequence ATGACGCCATACGCGCGCCGCGGAGTGCACGGGCAGACCGTGGAAACGCTCGCCCGCCGGGTGCTCAGCGGCGAGATCCCCGAGGGAGCGACGCTCGACATGGCGGCCCTGCAGAGCGAACTCGACGTCAGCCTGACAGCCCTGCGCGAATCGCTGAAGGTCCTCGCGGCCAAGGGCATGGTCGACGCCCGGCAGAAGCGCGGCACCTTCGTCCGGCCCCGCTCCGACTGGAACCTGCTCGACGCCGACGTCCTGCGCTGGCAGTTCGCCGAGAGCAGCGACACCGGCGCCGACCCCGCCCTGCTGCGCAACCTCGGCGAGGTGCGCGGCATCATCGAACCCGCCGCCGTGCGGCTGGCCGCGGCCCGCCGCACCGACGTCGACCTGGCGGCACTGGAGGCGGCGCTGGAGGCCATGGGCCAGGAGGGCGGCGCGAGCCACGCCGTCGAGTCCGACCTCGCCTTCCACCGGGCCCTGCTCGCGGCCACCCACAACGAACTGCTGGAACGCATGGAGATGGTCATCGAGTCGGGCCTCGCCCAGCGCGACCGGCTCGTGCACAGCGCCCCGCACAGCGAGGACCCCGTACCCAGCCACCGCGCCGTCCTCGACGCCGTACGGGACCGGGATCCGGACGCCGCCGAGCGCGCCATGCGTGCCCTGCTCGACCAGGCGACGCGCGACCTCGACAAGGTCAGCGGCCCGCAGGGGCCGGAGGGTGCGGACGGCTTCGCCGAGGAGAAGGACGGCCGGACAAAGTGA
- the dgoD gene encoding galactonate dehydratase — MKIERVETFLVPPRWLFCRIETDDGVVGWGEPVVEGRAEVVRAAVDVLAEHLIGQDPLRIQDHWQVLSKGGFYRGGPVLSSAVAGIDQALWDIAGRTLGVPVHTLLGGPVRDTVRVYAWVGGDEPAHLKDEVAAQVAAGFTAVKMNAAGRTPPLTSPAETAAVVERVAAAREALGPHRDVAVDFHGRFSAANARRVLHEIAPLHPLFVEEPVLPDQAHLLPGLVASSSVPLATGERLYGRGDFLPVLTAGIAVAQPDLSHAGGISEVTRIASLAETFGAHLAPHCPLGPIALAASLQVAFATPNFLIQEQSRGIHYNKEADLLSYVVDTEPFRFVDGQAHRTPTPGLGITVDEDAVRAVDRAGHAWRNPVWRHADGSFAEW, encoded by the coding sequence GTGAAGATCGAGCGTGTCGAGACCTTCCTCGTCCCGCCCCGCTGGCTGTTCTGCCGGATCGAGACCGACGACGGCGTCGTCGGCTGGGGCGAACCGGTGGTCGAGGGCCGGGCAGAGGTGGTGCGGGCCGCCGTCGACGTCCTGGCGGAACATCTGATCGGCCAGGATCCGCTGCGCATCCAGGACCACTGGCAGGTGCTGAGCAAGGGCGGCTTCTACCGGGGCGGGCCGGTGCTCTCCAGCGCCGTGGCCGGCATCGACCAGGCCCTGTGGGACATCGCGGGCCGCACCCTCGGCGTACCGGTGCACACCCTGCTCGGCGGGCCCGTCCGCGACACGGTCCGGGTGTACGCCTGGGTCGGCGGCGACGAACCCGCCCACCTCAAGGACGAGGTCGCCGCCCAGGTCGCGGCGGGCTTCACCGCCGTCAAGATGAACGCCGCCGGGCGCACGCCACCGCTCACCAGCCCCGCCGAGACGGCCGCCGTCGTCGAACGGGTCGCGGCGGCCCGTGAGGCCCTCGGCCCGCACCGCGACGTCGCCGTCGACTTCCACGGCAGGTTCAGCGCCGCGAACGCGCGCCGCGTGCTCCACGAGATCGCCCCGCTGCACCCGCTGTTCGTCGAGGAACCCGTCCTTCCCGACCAGGCACACCTGCTCCCGGGGCTGGTCGCCTCCTCGTCCGTCCCTCTCGCCACCGGCGAACGGCTCTACGGACGCGGCGACTTCCTCCCGGTGCTCACCGCGGGTATCGCCGTGGCCCAGCCGGACCTGTCGCATGCCGGCGGGATATCGGAGGTCACCAGGATCGCCTCGCTCGCCGAGACCTTCGGGGCCCATCTGGCACCGCACTGCCCGCTCGGGCCGATCGCACTGGCCGCAAGCCTCCAGGTCGCCTTCGCCACGCCCAACTTCCTGATCCAGGAGCAGAGCCGCGGCATCCACTACAACAAGGAGGCCGACCTCCTGTCCTACGTGGTCGACACCGAGCCCTTCCGCTTCGTCGACGGCCAGGCGCACCGCACCCCAACGCCCGGACTCGGCATCACCGTCGACGAGGACGCCGTCCGCGCCGTCGACCGGGCAGGCCACGCCTGGCGCAACCCCGTCTGGCGGCACGCCGACGGCTCCTTCGCCGAATGGTGA
- a CDS encoding bifunctional 4-hydroxy-2-oxoglutarate aldolase/2-dehydro-3-deoxy-phosphogluconate aldolase: MDPLAALRDRRLLAIVRGNDPDAALTTVLTLADEGIDLVEVSLTGRDALDVIARARAALGPDAPLGAGTVLTADDARAAHKAGAAFLVTPAVSDGIATGRELGLPVLAGVMTPTEVLQALRLGADALKLFPAGSAGGPGYVRDLRGPFPDLPFVPVGGVDARAAADYLRAGATAVGVGSPLIGDAAEGGSVDALRERARAFLDVVHGEARP; the protein is encoded by the coding sequence ATGGACCCGCTCGCCGCGCTGCGCGACCGCCGACTGCTCGCCATCGTCCGCGGCAACGACCCGGACGCCGCGCTGACCACCGTGCTCACCCTCGCCGACGAGGGCATCGACCTCGTCGAGGTCTCCCTCACCGGGCGCGACGCGCTCGACGTCATCGCCCGGGCCCGCGCCGCGCTCGGTCCTGACGCGCCCCTCGGCGCCGGCACCGTCCTCACCGCCGACGACGCGCGGGCCGCCCACAAGGCGGGTGCCGCCTTCCTCGTCACCCCGGCGGTCAGCGACGGCATAGCCACCGGCCGGGAGCTCGGACTCCCGGTGCTCGCCGGTGTGATGACCCCCACCGAGGTCCTCCAGGCACTGCGGCTCGGCGCCGACGCCCTCAAGCTCTTCCCGGCCGGCAGCGCCGGCGGCCCCGGCTACGTGCGCGACCTGCGCGGCCCCTTCCCCGACCTGCCCTTCGTGCCCGTCGGGGGAGTGGACGCCCGTGCCGCCGCCGACTATCTGCGGGCCGGCGCCACCGCCGTCGGCGTCGGCTCGCCCCTGATCGGCGACGCCGCCGAGGGCGGCAGCGTCGACGCCCTGCGTGAGCGGGCTCGTGCCTTCCTGGACGTCGTACATGGGGAGGCCCGCCCGTGA
- a CDS encoding SMP-30/gluconolactonase/LRE family protein: MTAPAPGVLGTDRLELGEGIRWTDGRAVLTDILTGRLLSAPADPAEPFTLIAQLPCPLGAVAPIEGSPGHWIAAAGTGICRIDPTGHVDWIARPEDDAPVPMRMNDGVADPHGRFWAGSMAYEATEDAGSLYRVDRDGRVTRVLRDITIPNGPAFTADGTLMYLTDSARGAIRRYPVDPVSGELGPPEPFVTLRSGSPDGMTTDAEGGLWTAVWGTGQLHRYHPDGSLDRIVDLPADQPAGLCLGGPDGRTLLVTSAYIGLPAPGPFDGAVFAVRVDVPGPPAAPYRPAHSAGLADTP, from the coding sequence GTGACCGCGCCCGCCCCGGGGGTTCTAGGGACCGACCGCCTCGAACTCGGCGAGGGCATCCGCTGGACGGACGGCCGCGCCGTGCTGACCGACATCCTCACCGGTCGGCTCCTCTCCGCCCCCGCCGACCCGGCCGAGCCCTTCACCCTGATCGCCCAACTGCCGTGCCCTCTGGGCGCGGTGGCCCCCATCGAGGGCAGTCCCGGCCACTGGATCGCGGCGGCGGGCACCGGCATCTGCCGCATCGACCCCACCGGTCACGTCGACTGGATCGCCCGCCCCGAGGACGACGCCCCGGTGCCGATGCGGATGAACGACGGCGTCGCCGACCCCCACGGCCGCTTCTGGGCGGGCAGCATGGCCTACGAGGCCACCGAGGACGCGGGCTCCCTCTACCGCGTGGACCGTGACGGCCGTGTCACCCGCGTCCTGCGCGACATCACGATCCCCAACGGGCCGGCCTTCACGGCCGACGGCACCCTCATGTACCTCACGGACAGCGCCCGCGGCGCCATCCGGCGGTATCCCGTCGACCCGGTGAGCGGCGAACTGGGCCCGCCCGAACCCTTCGTCACCCTCCGCTCCGGCAGCCCCGACGGCATGACCACCGACGCCGAGGGCGGCCTGTGGACCGCCGTCTGGGGCACCGGGCAGCTCCACCGCTACCACCCCGACGGCAGCCTCGACCGGATTGTGGACCTGCCCGCCGACCAGCCCGCCGGACTCTGCCTCGGCGGACCGGACGGCCGCACCCTCCTGGTCACCAGCGCGTACATCGGCCTGCCCGCCCCCGGCCCCTTCGACGGCGCCGTCTTCGCCGTCCGCGTGGACGTGCCCGGCCCACCGGCCGCCCCCTACCGCCCGGCGCATTCCGCGGGCCTCGCCGACACACCCTAG
- a CDS encoding sugar kinase encodes MNTPRPLRPGPVVCVGETMAALAPDPLGPLDDAELLRVDIAGAESNVALYLADHGIPARWVSAVGDDPFGRRVRARIAAGGVDVSGVRTDPDRPTGLLLKDPGERGTRVHYHRRGSAASALTPDLLDDPAVSGAALLHLSGITPALSPGCHALVERALRPARPWPVSFDVNHRPALWTGRSAADVLRPLADRADIVLVGLDEAQALWGEALTGARAVRDLLPGPHVLVVKDGARAATAFVGADAHSVPALAVRVAEPVGAGDAFAAGFLTGLLRDLPVERALRLGHLTAASALRVAGDHGPLLAPDVIATLLAADDETWRAADID; translated from the coding sequence ATGAACACCCCCCGGCCGCTGCGCCCCGGCCCCGTGGTCTGCGTCGGCGAGACCATGGCCGCCCTCGCGCCCGACCCCCTCGGGCCGCTGGACGATGCCGAGTTGCTGCGCGTCGACATCGCGGGCGCCGAGTCGAATGTCGCCCTCTACCTCGCCGACCACGGCATCCCCGCCCGATGGGTCTCCGCGGTCGGCGACGACCCCTTCGGACGGCGCGTCCGCGCGCGGATCGCCGCGGGCGGCGTCGACGTCAGCGGTGTCCGAACCGACCCGGACCGTCCCACCGGGCTGCTCCTCAAGGACCCGGGCGAGCGCGGCACCCGCGTGCACTACCACCGCCGAGGATCCGCCGCCTCGGCCCTCACCCCCGACCTGCTCGACGACCCGGCCGTGAGCGGCGCCGCGCTGCTCCACCTCAGCGGCATCACCCCCGCCCTGTCGCCCGGCTGCCACGCCCTCGTCGAACGGGCGCTGCGCCCCGCCCGCCCGTGGCCCGTCAGCTTCGACGTCAACCACCGCCCCGCGCTGTGGACCGGCCGCTCCGCCGCCGACGTCCTGCGGCCGCTCGCCGACCGGGCCGACATCGTGCTGGTCGGCCTCGACGAGGCCCAGGCCCTGTGGGGAGAGGCCCTGACCGGCGCCCGCGCGGTCCGCGATCTCCTGCCGGGTCCCCATGTGCTCGTCGTCAAGGACGGTGCCCGTGCGGCCACCGCATTCGTCGGGGCGGACGCCCACAGCGTGCCGGCCCTCGCCGTCCGCGTGGCCGAACCGGTCGGCGCCGGCGACGCCTTCGCCGCCGGATTCCTCACCGGCCTGCTGCGGGACCTTCCCGTGGAACGGGCCCTGCGGCTGGGCCACCTGACCGCGGCTTCGGCCCTCCGGGTCGCCGGTGACCACGGCCCCCTGCTCGCCCCCGACGTCATCGCCACGCTGCTCGCCGCCGACGACGAGACATGGCGCGCGGCCGACATCGACTGA